The DNA region ATGCACAGGCTGTATTATAGACGGGTTGAAGAAGGGAaacaatttccagttttgtgTCGTCGACTGGCAAGTTTAAATgaagagtttatttcaaataaaTCTCCTTTTTCTGGGTTTGATTTCACTTCAGGGAAGAAAATTGAACAAAAGTTGATTGATTATAATCAGGAAGCTGATAGATTTGGAGGTTCGTTATTTACCTGTTTCTTAGTGTTGATTTGTTGAAAAGCTATTAATGATGGCTTACAAAAGTTTTAATTATTTGGCATATTGTTTTTGACAATCAATTTTCTTATTGTAGGTTTTGCTTTTGAGGAATTGTGTGAGGTGTCACCTGACCACCGTTATATTGCCTATACTATGTATGACAAAGACAATGATTTTTTTAAGTTGTCTGTGAGGGACCTTGTTACTGGTTCTTTGCGTGATAAGCCACAAGCTGATTGGGTTTCAAATGTGTCATGGGCCAAAAATGGGCAGTCATTGTTCTATGTTGCCACTGATCACTACAAGCGGCCTTGCAAGTTAATACCTATACATTACATTCGAAGCATTGTTTTGCATGCTCTTATGGTTGAATGTTGTTTAAgatatttcctttttaatgcTAGGTTGTACTGTAGCATGCTAGGTacaaatgatgatgatgtcttGCTTCTTCATGAGCCAAAGGAGAATGTCTACATTAGCATGCGGCACACTAAAGACTTCAGTTTTGTGACTATCTATGTATTCTCAACAACAACTTCAAAGGTAAAAATCTTGGATTAGCTATATTCCAAGATTGCCTATAACTTTTATGTGCAGTGAATTAATATTTCTTTTTGGCCTCAGGTGTATCTGATAGACTCTACCAATCCTTTATCAGGAATGACATTAGTTTGGGAAGGTGAGCCATTTGTTCATTGTGTTGTTGAGCATCATCGAGGGTACCTCTATTTATTTACCGATGCTACAAGAAAAGGACAACCAGTTGATGATCATTACCTTCTTCGATCTcctgttgatgttgatgtttcTACTGATCATAGAGTGTGGGAGGTATGTGAGATTTCCGATGATGTGAACTTCTATCTCATTGATATTGCATGTGTCATGCTTATTTTCGATAATTCACCGTGACCTCTTGTTCTATTTTACATTTTTGAGTTGGGTTCCCTCAGAGGGGTGATAACTGATTCTTACATTCTATCTTTCATCAATCCCCCATAATGGCCTCTTTTGCTTCAGTCATTTGGCTGAAGCTATTCAAACTGTTATTGGTCAAGTAAAATAGTGGTTGCTTCTTTTTCTATCCAAACACATaggcaaaattaaaattactaaaaagtaTGTTTCTCATTGGCAGGGATATCTTATAGTTGATTATACTAAAGAAATAGTATGCTGTACAGTTAGACATGGAAGCAGCGAAATGCAccttatttaaatttttcattaaaaggaGAGTGGTGTATTGCTGTAATATGAGgaccttttttttaatttatatatttccaTAATAGTCTGTGTTATTATGATGATTTCAGATTGTATTTGTTGACAACATCGTTACTATtccattttattaaatattgatgAATTTATGCAGGCCGTGTTTTTGGATGACCCAAATGTGGCCATTCTGGATGTTGATTTCAACGATACACACATGGTGTTTATTTTGAGAGAAAGTCAAACATTTAAACTATGTACAGTTCCTTTGCCTTTGCCTAATCATGAGGTAAACCTAAATTCAAAATGATACATATTTAGTGTTTGATTAACTTCTTCAAAGTTCACCGTTGAGGGAGTGAACAACCTATAAGGCAAGCTTTGATGGGAATCGAAGATTAAGTATTATGCTCAGGTTTCTACAAAGGCTATGTTTTGGATGTATATCTTACATTTGGAGGCtctattgtttaattgttttctgGCATGTGATGTATATATAGCTTTGTCAACCAAGTACCAGGGTCCAAGGTCCTAGTTTAACTAATAGATTGTCACTTGTTAGAAACTCTAAGACAATGTTACCCGAAAGTTGATTTTAAGAAACATTGATCTAGTGTTTCTAGACTTAGAAAACGGAGTAAGATCCAATAGAAGCTAAGATAGGGCCATGATGTTGTCCAAATACATTGATTATAAGTGAGGAATATAACCATTAcactaatcataaatcaaaagtCCTATACAACaataaaaaacttaatttatctataacaagaaaaggaaaaaaaaaaagacaacttTTTCAATCTTGATGgaaacaagaaacaagaaaCGTTGTTTAGTGTTTCCAACCACCGCTTTGGTACGACGGTTCGAATTGCGTGTGAGGCAAAGTTAGCGTTTCACGCTTTAATGCTCTGAGGTAACTTGTTGGATATGCTTTCATAGTTTCATTCGCTAACATTGTTACCTttgtaaattagttaatgtagCTTGGTCGTGAAAGTCTTATATCTCAAAAGTAAAGTCTTATATCAAAAAAGTAAAACAGAATATATCCATGAAagtacaagaaaaaaaaaaaagaaaacacaaCTTTTTAAATCTTGATGCAAATGAGAAACAAGAAATGTTAGTTTAGTGTTTCAAACCATGTTTTTGTAAAACTTTAGTATAATGGTTCGAATTGCATTCGGGGCAAAGTTTTCATTTCATACTTCAATGCTTTGTGGTAACTTGTTGGATATGTTTTCATTTGCAAAAAAATTGTTACCTTTGTAAATTAGTTGATGTTCCTTGGTCATGTGGTTGCAAAAGgtacttggtttttttttttttccaaaaatctTGGAGAACTTCTACAATTAGATTATAGGATGAACAAGGAATTTTATGGGTAAATCGTAAAAGCATACAACTATGAATGTAGTGACTTTTGCTGGTAACAACCctaaatttttttcaatattcaaTAGTGGTTAAATAAGCAGCATAATCACAAAAGGGCAGCCGGAACATCATATGGTGTCATGCTATGCTTGAAGAGTGTAATAACGCACTCCCTTGACCTTAAATGGAATGGTTATCAATAATATtaccaaaatataaattttttatctaaTAGTAGTATTTTATGATTCAGTAAAAACAGTCTCTAACTGAAATAATAGGCTTATAATCTAGTTAGTTCCAACTTCCAAGTGATTATTTCCCTGTATTTTAGATCGTCTATAtttatttaaagcttttttttttctcctattTTTTCGCAATACATTAATCTGGTGTTGGCATTTTGGAAATTTTGTATAGTCACATTCTCTCTTACGCGTTTGTGCtgaatttgctttttttttttttggctgttGCCTTGATATGGGTTTTTGTTATCAAAATATATACCTCACTTTTGTTTCCTTTACATCTTCTAGAAAGTAGTTCGTTTGGTGGAGCATAAACCAAGTTACCTTCCTTTGCCGAAGCATGTGTGTGAAATTTTGCCCGGGCCAAATTATGACTTCTACTCCTGCAGAGTGCGCTGTACAGTTTCTTCTCCATTGGTATGAATAGCCAAATTCATGCTTTCATTCCTGTCTTCTATGCTATGAGATTACTTTCCATCATCCTTTCACAGTCATAGTGCCACTAAATGTTCACACTCGTTTAAAATGGACTACATTAGAATGGCTTAATGAATATTATTCTATTATAAAAGAAGGGAATGCATTAGATTAAAGATCACTCAGAACTAGCATCTCTGTATTGCGGGCCTGCTGGGTAAGACTGCATATTGACCTACTGTACTTTGTCTATGTTGGAGCTTGTCTATAAACATTGTGATTTGTGCAATATTGAGTGTATCGAGATGTTGCACAGACATACACATCTCTTCATAACAAAATTTTCTACTTTGACCCTTTATCCTGGGAACCTTGTATCTTTGTGGTTGCCTTTACATCTTTGGATAGCATCtttggagagaaaagaaaggaaagtaAGGGGAAGGGCGGGAAGGGAAAGGAATGGAAGAAActcttgtttgtttaggagggaTGGGAAGGGAAATGAAGGGAGATAAGAGTTTTCCCTTTAAATCTTTCCAACTTTGGAAAGATCGTTACCTTAACAAAAAAACTTTCATCCAATAAATCATTTCTCTCCAAATCCTTTCCCTGCCATTGTTATCTAAACAAGGGATCCCTCATCCCTCCAAAttcctcccttcctttccctccatttccttTGATCCAAACACTCTGAGTTATTCCTTTTGTACGAAGATGTTCCTTGAAAATCAACGAGTTCTAATAATATTTGTCAACCTCTATTACCTGACAGATGCCCGATGCAGTTGTTGATTATGATCTTTTGAGTGGCAAGTGGAACATTATTCAGCAACAAAATTTGCTCCATGAAAGGACAAAAATTCTCTATGGAAAAGCCTCTACTCCACTTTCTGACAGATTACCAAGttctatttgttttgattcTGAGAACAACAAAAGTAGTACTAATGAGAACCCGTGGAACGACCTGTCTGAGTTTTATGCTTGTGAGCACCATAATGTCCCTTCACACGACGGGGTCATGATACCATTAACCATTGTTTATGCTAAGagaaacaaaaaagaaatagagaGCCCCGTATTACTTCATGGACATGGAGCTTATGGTGAATTGTTAGATAAACGCTGGCGTAGTGAATTAAAGAGCCTTCTTGATCGTGGCTGGCTTATCGCATATGCTGATGTTAGGTACCTTGATACATTGGTTAAACTGCCTAGATTCTTCATATTATTGACTCAATGCGTACGACAAGTTAATACTTCTATCTTCTtcgtttcttttcagaggtggAGGTGGTCGAGGTAAGAAGTGGCACGACGATGGGAGACGCACGCTGAAATTTAACTCTATTCAAGACTTTCTGTGCTGTGGGAGATTTTTGGTTGATAAAAGAATTGCGCATGAGAACAAGCTTGCGGCTTGGGGATATAGTGCCGGAGGACTTTTAGTAGCAGCAGTTATTAATGCTTGCCCAGAGTTGTTCCGTGCTGCTGTGTTGAAGGtcatacatttatttttttctatttgcaTTGTCTTCTCCTTTGTCTTTATCCCTTGTGCTGGTAGGGAAGGTAAGGTGAATTTGGTTGACTCAAAAAAGTTTCTCAGGTTCTCTGCCATTTGGATCTAAATTTTTGGAAAATATTGATGTTAAAACAagagcaattttttttaattcaacatgcctaaaaaaataacattaattaaCATTATGTGGTTGTTGGCTAGAGTAGGCTGGTTTGACTAGCTGAAAATATTGGTTGATTGATTTAGCCAGTTATGGAGATATTtagtaaaaaataattgttggttgtttatAAGAAAAAAGGAGGCGAAACTCCTAAAGCCTATGAAATTAGCTACTTTAAGTAGTAATTTGCTTTGGCTTTAGAAGTCAACTTTTTAACCGACTTAAAATCCATTTACCAAAGacttttttggcaatttgacaagccaaaagccaaaagGCCAACAAAAAATCTAACTAAAGCTCC from Amaranthus tricolor cultivar Red isolate AtriRed21 chromosome 3, ASM2621246v1, whole genome shotgun sequence includes:
- the LOC130807806 gene encoding uncharacterized protein LOC130807806, translated to MNYFIRRCIFNHHFNSSNSTSLHQFRRHLHRKTQKQPKPPPPPTPPKPPKRVEKMTSPHGETWEDSYSWMSKLNDNVSMRHMDVYMEQEEKYTEAVLSDTLNLQSKLQSEIASRLPYDLSSPPFLWGPWLYYRRVEEGKQFPVLCRRLASLNEEFISNKSPFSGFDFTSGKKIEQKLIDYNQEADRFGGFAFEELCEVSPDHRYIAYTMYDKDNDFFKLSVRDLVTGSLRDKPQADWVSNVSWAKNGQSLFYVATDHYKRPCKLYCSMLGTNDDDVLLLHEPKENVYISMRHTKDFSFVTIYVFSTTTSKVYLIDSTNPLSGMTLVWEGEPFVHCVVEHHRGYLYLFTDATRKGQPVDDHYLLRSPVDVDVSTDHRVWEAVFLDDPNVAILDVDFNDTHMVFILRESQTFKLCTVPLPLPNHEKVVRLVEHKPSYLPLPKHVCEILPGPNYDFYSCRVRCTVSSPLMPDAVVDYDLLSGKWNIIQQQNLLHERTKILYGKASTPLSDRLPSSICFDSENNKSSTNENPWNDLSEFYACEHHNVPSHDGVMIPLTIVYAKRNKKEIESPVLLHGHGAYGELLDKRWRSELKSLLDRGWLIAYADVRGGGGRGKKWHDDGRRTLKFNSIQDFLCCGRFLVDKRIAHENKLAAWGYSAGGLLVAAVINACPELFRAAVLKVPFLDPTTTLLHPILPLTPVDYEEFGYPFDVEDFQAVQKYSPYNSIRNDAVYPAVLITSSFSTRFGVWEAAKWAARVRERTIYDPTRPILLNLTTDVVEENRYMRSKELALETAFLLKMMQS